AACACAAAATCAAACTAGAACACATCCACCAACGATACAATAACAAATGGATAAGCTTCGAAGGCATAGTAAAAAAAAGAAGCATAGTATACAACCAGATAACACGAGCACACTGGACATGCACATACTGCGGAGTAGACAACATATACCCAGTAGAAGACGATGAAAAACTAAAAATGCCCAAAGAAAACTGTAAAAACTGTGGAAGAAGAAAAGGATACACATTAAACAAACAAGACAGCCAATACGAGGACAAACAACTATTCATACTAGAAGAAGACCAGAACAACACAGACACAATATTCCAGCCAACACAAGTAAGATGCTACCTCAAAGATGAAATGATAAACAGCATAAAACCAGGAGACAAAATAACAGTAAACGGCATAGTAAAACTAGAAAACAACAATGACAACAATCACTTCAACGAATACGTAACAATAACAGCAATAGAAAAAAGCGATAAAAACTATGAAGACCTAAACATAACAGAACAAGAAAAAAAGCAGATAAAAAAACTAGCAAAACAATCAGACATATACACCAGGATAACAAGCAGCATAATACCAAGCATGTACGGATACAAACAACTCAAACTAGCACTAGCACTACACCTCTTCAGCAGCCCCAACCACCAAACACACGATGGCAGCTACAAAAGAGGAGACATACACATACTACTAATAGGAGACCCCAGCGTCGGAAAAAGTCAGATACTAAAATATGTTAGCAAAATATCACCACACGGAATATACACTAGCGGAAAAGGAAGTAGTGGAGCAGGACTAACAGCAACCACAGTAAAAGACGAACAAGGAAACTGGAGCCTAGAAGCAGGAGCAATGGTACTGGCAAACCAGGGAAACATCTGCATCGACGAATTCGATAAAATGAAAGAAGACGACCGCAGCGCAATACACGAAGCACTAGAACAACAAACAATAAGCATATCCAAGGCAGGAATAAACACAACACTAAACAGCAGGTGCAGCGTACTCGCCGCAGCCAACCCCAAGTATGGAAGATTTGACACCTACAAAAACCTCACAGAACAACTAAACCTAAGCCCACCCATCCTCTCAAGATTCGACCTAATATTCATAC
This genomic stretch from Methanosphaera sp. ISO3-F5 harbors:
- a CDS encoding minichromosome maintenance protein MCM; this encodes MIDIDYERIDKILNKYYKKELVSKDETINLDYTLIDTYYPELTENLEDNYKMIIKTLQRYLKKIRIQHTDTTIKFINVKHKIKLEHIHQRYNNKWISFEGIVKKRSIVYNQITRAHWTCTYCGVDNIYPVEDDEKLKMPKENCKNCGRRKGYTLNKQDSQYEDKQLFILEEDQNNTDTIFQPTQVRCYLKDEMINSIKPGDKITVNGIVKLENNNDNNHFNEYVTITAIEKSDKNYEDLNITEQEKKQIKKLAKQSDIYTRITSSIIPSMYGYKQLKLALALHLFSSPNHQTHDGSYKRGDIHILLIGDPSVGKSQILKYVSKISPHGIYTSGKGSSGAGLTATTVKDEQGNWSLEAGAMVLANQGNICIDEFDKMKEDDRSAIHEALEQQTISISKAGINTTLNSRCSVLAAANPKYGRFDTYKNLTEQLNLSPPILSRFDLIFILIDNINHETDEQIAMKILNTQENPDITEQIPADLLKKYISLARTINPELDEEVKKHIAEFFCKTRQLAQENNHPIPITTRQLEAIIRLSKASARIRLSDKVTVKDAQRAMKLQEYCMKHIGFDSETSTLEADKIMGNTTMNDRRELNTIQEQIRQLSLDWGEIPEHILYNHLKLNGHSIEKIRKTLENQNIYHNTTNNTYTVKT